In one Lolium rigidum isolate FL_2022 chromosome 3, APGP_CSIRO_Lrig_0.1, whole genome shotgun sequence genomic region, the following are encoded:
- the LOC124703495 gene encoding protein STICHEL-like 1 has protein sequence MASTVEGCVGPSELHLKKELTALRKARFLRDPETCSSWRGPMSSRSCMTNSSIMNHHEIFGNLTQKNTEPAIVPPKSEKKRKNVYLYNWRHHSNKSSESGIKFDEDNMSLESPCISNVMDSRSDTCLDVPVSIYSVQGSNSGTPVKRTVRRVRRSSFSKKGAMRNSTVSKLLDLHVNSGEQSEDTETYNSENHELLQKAGYFSRSTSPLFPASGCLSSSNPSKLLKMARREGSSFSCTPVSTSSYYRYRGRNPSTVGSWDATTAASLDEDGLRSQRCAIPYWSKRSKHKGSERSCSPSLSDTLRRKGSSLLCGSRTMHRRKRSSGSNKCGYLKKSSQGEPLLGDSCHFSYSSFDSASEGVSTIFGELDLEALSRLDGRRWSSCKSQDGIALPVSGADHAVSDQRSLSQKYRPRSYHEIVGQNFVVQSLSNAIIRERIAPAYLFHGPRGTGKTSAARILSAALSCIANGENKPCGTCVECTDFFAGNGINLIEVDASNRKGINRIRHLIENIPASATSSQYKVFVVDECHMVSSKVWSAFMKFLDEPLPRVVFIFITIDPENLPRAVISRCQKYMFSKIKDIDIVCRLRKIAVKENLDIELAALDLIALNSDGSLRDAETMLDQLSLLGKKITPSLVNDLVGVVSEENLLDLLEIAMSSDTAETVKRSRELMDSGVDPMALMSQLAGLIMDIIAGTYRLADPTSGEGNGGRNITDAELERLQQALKILSDAEKQLRLSSERSTWFTAALLQLGSGRDSETHSRSSSKQSGKAASETMLDAVRESSASRSASHPLFTIRGSRNAMDHRTASGHSSPHGLASLSSRMRPSDNLIYGQCRSVDRVLLDSAQTRNSTEQGPIINGSSDSLVQIWRACIENCHSKTLRQLLCDHGKLASIKEYEGYLVAFISFEDSKIKSRAQRFVSSIRNSMETVLRCNVEVKVGLMSEFLAGQLKLENDLEERVESDVLSCSTSSDRLKGILNPPRSLGYSEEIDKKLEKYSNASAAGGGVQPDITQGNTGMHRTRGQEVPTERSKTATVEEQRLESAWLQAVEKHTPGARPEKNQVVPQTGGGQYQRKSSMATVVPSRNIDKDLSNGLRALKISDSHGPQKDRNVGRENGFVISPSLLHSNNDLANCDNESVVSESGAPGCHGLFPCWKTEKSKRGKAKRQTRLKPS, from the exons ATGGCATCCACGGTTGAAGGGTGTGTTGGTCCCAGTGAGCTTCACCTAAAGAAAGAACTTACTGCCTTGCGAAAGGCACGGTTCTTGCGTGATCCTGAAACATGCTCATCCTGGAGAGGCCCAATGAGTTCTAGGTCATGCATGACAAATTCTAGCATTATGAATCACCATGAGATTTTTGGTAATTTAACACAAAAGAACACAGAGCCAGCCATCGTGCCTccaaaaagtgaaaagaaaaggaaaaatgttTATCTATACAATTGGAGGCATCACTCTAACAAATCCAGTGAAAGTGGGATAAAGTTTGACGAGGATAATATGAGCCTGGAAAGCCCGTGCATTTCTAATGTTATGGACTCTAGGAGTGACACATGTCTGGATGTTCCTGTTAGCATATACAGTGTCCAAGGCTCAAACTCAGGCACTCCTGTTAAAAGAACTGTTAGGAGGGTGAGGAGGAGTTCATTCTCAAAGAAGGGAGCAATGAGAAATTCAACAGTTTCAAAGTTGCTAGACCTCCATGTTAACTCTGGTGAGCAATCTGAGGATACAGAGACTTATAACTCGGAGAATCACGAGCTGCTTCAGAAGGCAGGCTACTTTTCTCGCTCTACATCACCGCTGTTTCCTGCTTCTGGATGTCTCAGCTCATCGAATCCCTCTAAGCTGTTGAAAATGGCAAGAAGAGAAgggtcttccttttcttgcaCTCCGGTCTCCACTAGTTCTTACTACAGGTACAGAGGCAGGAATCCCAGCACTGTCGGTTCATGGGATGCAACAACTGCTGCTTCACTTGATGAAGATGGGCTGAGAAGTCAAAGGTGTGCCATTCCATATTGGTCAAAGAGGAGTAAACATAAAGGATCTGAAAGAAGTTGTTCTCCTTCATTATCTGATACACTTAGAAGAAAAGGAAGCAGTCTGTTGTGTGGAAGTCGGACAATGCACAGAAGGAAGAGATCATCTGGCTCCAATAAATGTGGATATCTTAAAAAATCTTCCCAAGGTGAGCCACTCTTGGGGGACAGTTGCCATTTTTCGTATTCATCATTTGATTCAGCAAGCGAGGGAGTTTCAACCATATTTGGAGAACTAGATTTAGAAGCTTTAAGCCGATTAGATGGCAGAAGATGGTCAAGCTGTAAAAGTCAGGATGGAATTGCTCTGCCTGTGAGTGGGGCTGATCATGCAGTTTCAGACCAGAGAAGCTTGAGCCAGAAGTACCGGCCAAGGTCATATCATGAAATAGTTGGTCAAAACTTTGTAGTACAGTCACTTAGTAATGCTATCATAAGGGAGAGAATAGCCCCAGCATATCTGTTTCATGGGCCTCGTGGGACAGGAAAGACTTCTGCCGCGAGAATATTGTCCGCAGCTTTAAGCTGCATTGCTAATGGAGAGAATAAGCCCTGTGGGACTTGTGTGGAGTGTACTGACTTCTTCGCCGGAAATGGAATTAATCTAATTGAAGTTGATGCTAGCAATAGAAAAGGTATAAACAGAATTAGGCACTTGATTGAAAATATACCAGCATCAGCAACTTCTTCGCAGTACAAGGTGTTTGTTGTTGATGAATGCCATATGGTATCTTCTAAAGTCTGGTCAGCATTCATGAAATTTCTTGATGAACCATTACCTCGTGTTGTCTTTATATTCATAACAATAGACCCTGAAAACCTCCCTCGGGCTGTCATATCACGTTGTCAGAAATACATGTTTTCAAAGATCAAAGACATTGACATAGTATGCCGGTTGAGGAAAATCGCTGTCAAGGAAAATCTTGATATTGAATTGGCAGCTTTAGATTTAATAGCGCTAAATTCAGATGGATCGCTAAGAGATGCAGAGACAATGTTAGATCAGTTGAGTTTACTGGGGAAGAAGATAACACCTTCACTTGTAAATGATCTG GTTGGGGTTGTTTCAGAGGAGAATTTGCTTGATCTTCTAGAGATAGCCATGTCATCAGACACTGCTGAAACAGTCAAAAGGTCCAGAGAACTGATGGATTCTGGTGTTGATCCGATGGCATTAATGTCTCAGTTAGCTGGACTCATAATGGACATCATTGCTGGGACCTATAGATTAGCTGACCCTACGAGCGGTGAAGGAAACGGTGGTCGAAATA TAACTGATGCCGAGTTAGAAAGATTGCAACAAGCATTGAAGATTCTATCTGATGCTGAAAAGCAGTTAAGACTATCCAGTGAGCGTTCGACATGGTTCACTGCAGCTTTGCTCCAGCTTGGTTCTGGCCGTGATTCAGAAACTCATTCTAGAAGCAGCAGTAAACAAAGCGGTAAAGCAGCTAGTGAGACCATGTTGGACGCAGTAAGAGAATCCTCTGCAAGCAGGAGTGCCTCTCATCCATTGTTCACTATTCGTGGTTCAAGGAATGCAATGGACCACAGAACAGCCAGTGGGCACTCAAGTCCTCATGGTCTTGCTTCGTTATCTTCCCGGATGAGGCCCAGTGACAACCTAATTTATGGGCAATGTAGATCTGTTGATAGAGTTTTACTGGATTCTGCTCAAACAAGAAATTCTACTGAGCAGGGGCCTATAATTAATGGAAGCTCAGACAGCCTTGTTCAAATTTGGAGAGCATGTATAGAAAACTGTCACTCTAAGACATTGCGGCAGCTACTCTGTGATCATGGGAAACTAGCATCCATCAAAGAATATGAAG GCTATTTAGTTGCTTTCATATCATTTGAGGACAGCAAAATAAAGTCTCGAGCTCAAAGATTTGTGAGCAGCATCCGAAACTCAATGGAGACAGTACTGAGATGCAACGTGGAAGTCAAAGTCGGTTTAATGTCAGAATTTCTTGCTGGACAACTCAAGCTTGAGAACGACCTGGAAGAAAGAGTTGAGTCTGATGTCTTGAGTTGCTCAACAAGCAGTGACCGACTAAAGGGAATTCTGAACCCGCCTAGAAGTTTAGGTTATTCGGAAGAAATCGATAAAAAGCTGGAGAAATACAGCAATGCTTCAGCTGCTGGTGGAGGAGTGCAACCAGATATCACTCAAGGAAATACAGGAATGCATAGAACTAGAGGGCAAGAAGTCCCCACCGAACGGTCAAAAACAGCAACTGTTGAGGAGCAAAGGTTAGAGAGTGCATGGCTCCAAGCTGTTGAAAAACACACACCCGGTGCGAGACCTGAGAAAAATCAAGTTGTACCACAAACTGGTGGTGGTCAGTACCAGAGGAAATCCTCAATGGCGACTGTTGTGCCCTCAAGGAATATTGACAAGGATTTGAGTAATGGATTGAGAGCTTTAAAGATCAGTGACAGTCATGGTCCCCAGAAGGACCGAAATGTTGGAAGGGAGAACGGATTCGTTATTTCACCAAGCCTCTTGCACAGCAATAATGATTTGGCAAATTGTGACAACGAGAGTGT TGTCTCCGAGTCTGGAGCACCTGGTTGCCATGGCCTCTTCCCCTGCTGGAAAACTGAAAAATCAAAAAGAGGAAAG GCAAAACGACAGACTCGTTTGAAGCCATCTTAA